A stretch of DNA from Hoeflea ulvae:
CGCATCGGCTATGCAATCCAGGGGCACGGGCTGTTTCCCCATCGCACCGTTGCCCAGAACATAGCCACCGTCCCTGATCTGCTTGGCTGGGACAAGCCCAGGATCACGGCGAGGGTGGCGCAACTGCTCGAGCTGTTCCAGCTTGATCCCGCGACCTTTTCCGATCGTTTTCCGCATGAGCTGTCCGGCGGCCAGAAGCAGCGCGTGGGCGTGGCGCGGGCACTGGCGGCTGAACCCAATGTGCTTTTGATGGACGAACCTTTCGGGGCGCTCGACCCGATCATCCGCACCAAGGCGCAGATTGATCTGCTGGAAATCCAGAAACTGTTCGGAACCACGATCATCCTGGTCACGCATGACATGGATGAAGCCTTTCACCTGGCCGATCGTATCGCGGTGATGGATGCAGGCGCGCTTGTGCAATACGCCACGCCCTCGGATCTGGTGAGGCAGCCGGCCACGGATTTTGTCCGGAGCCTGATCGGGGAGAACGAGCGGGCCTTCCGACTGCTGTCGATCGACACGGTGGGACACGTGGTCGAGCCGGGCACGGCGCAAGGCGCGCCGCTGTCGGCCACCACCAGCCAAAGGGATGCTTTGTCCGAGCTGTTGTGGAGCGGCCGCCAGGCAGCCCCCGTCGTGGATGACGATGGCTCGTCGCTCGGCAAGGTGACGCTCGAAGCCCTGTCGCGCAGGGCTGCCGGGCCATGACGGGGACATGGTTTCCATGGTTTGCACGTGCCTGCCTGTTGTTCCTGCTGCTGACCTTTCTGCTGTCGCCGGACTGGTTCGAGCCGCTGCTGAGCCCCCTGGCCCAGGAGAATGCGCCG
This window harbors:
- a CDS encoding ABC transporter ATP-binding protein — its product is MIEIECLTKRYDQTTVVADVSMVVEPRSVTVVVGTSGSGKTTLLRMINRLVEPTSGTIRIDGEDISTLPGFELRRRIGYAIQGHGLFPHRTVAQNIATVPDLLGWDKPRITARVAQLLELFQLDPATFSDRFPHELSGGQKQRVGVARALAAEPNVLLMDEPFGALDPIIRTKAQIDLLEIQKLFGTTIILVTHDMDEAFHLADRIAVMDAGALVQYATPSDLVRQPATDFVRSLIGENERAFRLLSIDTVGHVVEPGTAQGAPLSATTSQRDALSELLWSGRQAAPVVDDDGSSLGKVTLEALSRRAAGP